One Miscanthus floridulus cultivar M001 chromosome 11, ASM1932011v1, whole genome shotgun sequence DNA window includes the following coding sequences:
- the LOC136491902 gene encoding uncharacterized protein yields MAEEQQTKVVLSGSSCPVLSAGVKEEPEQGGVAHAHGGGGSHKEAAAAEQASQALERPRITISVDVSLLHCAVAECHRPLKPPVVKCEAGHLLCGACLDGGHCRKCDRATAFAHCGPELDLFVGDARVPCPFKSYGCGASVAYHATAAHQDACAYAPCHCAVAGCPFTATPPRLRDHLAVDHAWPLDTLPTYGKALPLRVPAPASSEPQPQQLHHRLLVVEGDERSLFALSVRPCGGSGAASPILAGSGASVLSKRSEAGVSSAGSRSAPRHHPRHCRQ; encoded by the exons ATGGCCGAGGAGCAGCAGACCAAGGTGGTATTGTCCGGCTCCAGCTGCCCGGTCTTGAGTGCCGGAGTGAAGGAAGAACCGGAGCAGGGAGGCGTAGCCCACGCCCACGGCGGCGGAGGATCACACAAAGAAGCCGCGGCGGCCGAGCAGGCAAGCCAAGCCTTGGAGCGGCCGCGGATCACCATCAGCGTCGACGTGAGCCTGCTCCACTGCGCCGTCGCCGAGTGCCACCGCCccctcaagcctcccgtagtcaAG TGCGAGGCCGGGCACCTGCTGTGCGGGGCCTGCCTCGACGGGGGCCACTGCCGCAAGTGCGACCGCGCCACCGCCTTCGCCCACTGCGGGCCGGAGCTGGACCTGTTCGTCGGCGACGCCAGGGTGCCGTGCCCGTTCAAGTCCTACGGCTGCGGCGCCTCCGTCGCGTACCACGCGACTGCCGCGCACCAGGACGCGTGCGCCTACGCGCCCTGCCACTGCGCGGTGGCCGGGTGCCCGTTCACGGCCACACCGCCGAGGCTCCGCgaccacctcgccgtcgaccacgccTGGCCCCTCGACACGCTCCCCACCTACGGGAAGGCGCTCCCGCTCCGCGTTCCGGCGCCGGCGTCGTCGgagccgcagccgcagcagctGCACCACCGCCTGCTGGTCGTGGAGGGCGACGAGCGCAGCCTGTTCGCGCTGTCCGTGCGCCCGTGCGGCGGCTCCGGCGCGGCCAGCCCCATCCTCGCCGGATCTGGCGCATCCGTCCTCTCCAAGCGCAGCGAAGCGGGCGTTTCCTCTGCAGGTAGCAGGTCGGCGCCGCGGCACCATCCTCGCCATTGCAGGCAGTAG
- the LOC136493055 gene encoding uncharacterized protein isoform X1, whose amino-acid sequence MDPPPLSSLQEEGEEEPTVEDSSAFSAAAVPPRPATHSHSLHKYAPLDWSAYFDEERRVAIPDTDDVFNVYTAGSEGPVVFCLHGGGYSGLSFALAASRMKDKAHVVAMDLRGHGKSTTIDDLDLSIETLTNDVIAVIRTMYGDLPPAIILVGHSMGGSVAVHVAARKEIRNLHGLVVVDVVEGTAMASLVHMQKILANRAQHFPSIEKATEWSVKGGPLRNVESARVSIPSTLKYDESRECYTYRTPLEQTEKYWKGWYEGLSDKFLSCPVQKILLLAGTDRLDRALTIGQMQGKFQMVVVRHTGHAIQEDVPEEFASHILNFISRNRIGPNGVEIPGLIKKWQH is encoded by the exons ATGGACCCCCCGCCGCTCTCCTCGTtgcaggaggagggggaggaggagcccACCGTCGAGGACTCGTCCGccttctccgccgccgccgtcccgccTCGCCCCGCCACGCA CAGCCACTCGCTCCACAAGTACGCGCCGCTGGACTGGTCCGCCTACTTCGACGAGGAGCGCCGCGTAGCCATCCCCGACACCGACGAC GTTTTCAATGTGTACACGGCCGGATCGGAGGGGCCCGTCGTGTTCTGCCTGCACGGAGGTGGCTACTCAGG GCTTTCATTTGCTCTAGCAGCAAGTCGAATGAAGGACAAGGCTCATGTTGTTGCCATGGATCTACGGGGGCATGGGAAATCAACAACGATTGATGATCTGGATTTGTCCATCGAA ACTCTTACCAATGATGTCATAGCTGTTATACGTACAATGTATGGAGATTTGCCACCAGCAATTATACTCGTTGGGCATAG CATGGGTGGTTCAGTGGCTGTACATGTGGCTGCAAGAAAAGAAATTCGAAATCTTCATGGGCTTGTTGTCGttgatgttgttgag GGAACAGCAATGGCTTCACTGGTTCATATGCAGAAGATCTTAGCAAATCGTGCACAGCATTTTCCTAGCATTGAAAAAGCA ACTGAGTGGAGTGTCAAAGGTGGGCCATTAAGGAACGTCGAGTCTGCTCGTGTGTCCATTCCATCTACCTTGAAATACGATGAATCACGAGAATG CTATACATATCGCACTCCTCTTGAGCAAACAGAAAAGTACTGGAAAGGATG GTATGAAGGTCTTTCAGACAAGTTCCTATCTTGCCCAGTGCAAAAGATCCTGTTGTTAGCTGGTACTGACAGACTAGACAG AGCTTTAACAATTGGTCAAATGCAAGGAAAGTTTCAAATGGTGGTGGTTCGGCACACTGGACATGCCATACAG GAAGATGTACCTGAAGAATTCGCATCGCACATACTGAATTTCATATCCCGCAACAGAATAGGGCCGAACGGTGTCGAG ATACCTGGGCTAATTAAAAAATGGCAGCACTAG
- the LOC136493055 gene encoding uncharacterized protein isoform X2: MDPPPLSSLQEEGEEEPTVEDSSAFSAAAVPPRPATHHSLHKYAPLDWSAYFDEERRVAIPDTDDVFNVYTAGSEGPVVFCLHGGGYSGLSFALAASRMKDKAHVVAMDLRGHGKSTTIDDLDLSIETLTNDVIAVIRTMYGDLPPAIILVGHSMGGSVAVHVAARKEIRNLHGLVVVDVVEGTAMASLVHMQKILANRAQHFPSIEKATEWSVKGGPLRNVESARVSIPSTLKYDESRECYTYRTPLEQTEKYWKGWYEGLSDKFLSCPVQKILLLAGTDRLDRALTIGQMQGKFQMVVVRHTGHAIQEDVPEEFASHILNFISRNRIGPNGVEIPGLIKKWQH, encoded by the exons ATGGACCCCCCGCCGCTCTCCTCGTtgcaggaggagggggaggaggagcccACCGTCGAGGACTCGTCCGccttctccgccgccgccgtcccgccTCGCCCCGCCACGCA CCACTCGCTCCACAAGTACGCGCCGCTGGACTGGTCCGCCTACTTCGACGAGGAGCGCCGCGTAGCCATCCCCGACACCGACGAC GTTTTCAATGTGTACACGGCCGGATCGGAGGGGCCCGTCGTGTTCTGCCTGCACGGAGGTGGCTACTCAGG GCTTTCATTTGCTCTAGCAGCAAGTCGAATGAAGGACAAGGCTCATGTTGTTGCCATGGATCTACGGGGGCATGGGAAATCAACAACGATTGATGATCTGGATTTGTCCATCGAA ACTCTTACCAATGATGTCATAGCTGTTATACGTACAATGTATGGAGATTTGCCACCAGCAATTATACTCGTTGGGCATAG CATGGGTGGTTCAGTGGCTGTACATGTGGCTGCAAGAAAAGAAATTCGAAATCTTCATGGGCTTGTTGTCGttgatgttgttgag GGAACAGCAATGGCTTCACTGGTTCATATGCAGAAGATCTTAGCAAATCGTGCACAGCATTTTCCTAGCATTGAAAAAGCA ACTGAGTGGAGTGTCAAAGGTGGGCCATTAAGGAACGTCGAGTCTGCTCGTGTGTCCATTCCATCTACCTTGAAATACGATGAATCACGAGAATG CTATACATATCGCACTCCTCTTGAGCAAACAGAAAAGTACTGGAAAGGATG GTATGAAGGTCTTTCAGACAAGTTCCTATCTTGCCCAGTGCAAAAGATCCTGTTGTTAGCTGGTACTGACAGACTAGACAG AGCTTTAACAATTGGTCAAATGCAAGGAAAGTTTCAAATGGTGGTGGTTCGGCACACTGGACATGCCATACAG GAAGATGTACCTGAAGAATTCGCATCGCACATACTGAATTTCATATCCCGCAACAGAATAGGGCCGAACGGTGTCGAG ATACCTGGGCTAATTAAAAAATGGCAGCACTAG